A single region of the Drosophila miranda strain MSH22 chromosome 2, D.miranda_PacBio2.1, whole genome shotgun sequence genome encodes:
- the LOC108157053 gene encoding cadherin-86C isoform X2, with protein sequence MFRWITHIAAVLEHSTEMASNSSSQSVKNKTVIPLRHMGKEQNGLTSNAGPILQKECYYYTPTTSQQHQQIQQGWQSLWAFFGPWLSAMTAYRLLTISLLIGILCPHHIQGVDPKFDPSTRMRLVLVPADAQVNSVIYRLRATDEEFDYPLTFEFVGDAFSSTVKVDSLPCTKYNSVCQANIVLQRRLEPGRYYDFQVSVKDSKGGMATQLCSITATNFTTPHDLIFPHKPGIIMIPEDAKRGTELNYVIARKNPLFQKPVYLELWGSPLFAIRQKIVSSETTEGTVFLLGPLDFEKQAMYHLTILANDAYAEPGQDSRNIAGMEIVVIVQDVQDQPPVFTSAPPVTKLPTGILPGDKILQVHAEDGDKGNPREIRFGLVSENNPFTSFFDINDTSGEIFLMRPLEDIAFITHAGDPVLLTVIAEEVKVGRDEPPALASTVQLAFFLPDRTNSPPYFENDHYVSRVDENAPQGTALIFVDPYVPRIYDDDTGKNGVFSLTLLNNNGTFEITPNVAERSASFLVRVRDNTLLDYEMRHSVQFQVLAQEVGPATNLTAVVNVTVYINDVNDNAPVFDQPSYTVELPENMTVGTKVVQVHATDLDSGLGGKVRYTAILGYLNTSVNLDAENGLITLSTNNHGYDREVMPEYHLYVEARDMDGEGNRAQVPLIIKLIDVNDETPIFDKDLYEFILTPDLLSFTTTAVINAEDKDATAPNNEVRYELISGNYENKFKLDKVTGELTIQDKIHLRSMTDASERRHRDPSTGSSSSDDDNEVFIITARAYDLGVPVRFSTTTIRIYPPESRKRMVTFVVPGHNPDKAKTEETLSAITGGKVLIHSIRPLRPDEPGAKDIPVNNPGIKDRSVVTATVLYGSTSLVDISDIQQRLSQHNNSYAIMPQDSLQTNTQYKAENKVLFWLLILLATLVAFTVLILLLCCICSWCPLYGAATKRIVNISKAEDDVHLVHREMANGKHTKSVQVAEWMGRRDAWSAEKPPNTRTKPTRWEFHDGREHPSENVGRFQDTREKHHVQSAEEQQGRIRKQRTAKDDLHLSFHNSRTNLINDRDVYMEDLVENRDIVHDITRNREIKQLDYAQRQRCETETHQIDDDSMRRHEIDRGSDMDFPAAQNSMKSKRELFIKEGNVEILQLMTRDKIHDGAALDDDNIYVNVPLKPLGNLSHPQLLMVDNTGKEILMRRFIEEQPDGKQIIREHYQIVPGATYIQSMPNEVQQASNLKVDTYPLVKSGPNSIVYSQMEPEVKVIHTQPEHAVGASSNMRPAISNHSLTQELEHSLKQQNSLLRQILLEKDKLESGYTQEVALETQSLPGQSMAIGTQTDCDAGTQTDTVASHIAHTSVSSQAHMKTKSSHRRARSENDESMSEDGYEYVRFIPPNSPEGMFWIKRRRTKKRRKQPRKRIVMVEEVKRKIRTPIKEEEELHERKSRVPPKKPMRETKTSILRKQLSDESRKTDATSNGESKASAHLKSDVLIEVTDSFDENKSPRNHSTRKILVDKYYKHSDGEFDDGEFDEGDDTEYSFDSDGDEIVIRTSAVVPSRGQESDKFLMEPKEKRNFSFSPENMGGIKQQKYPRTQTPVETVQEAQLNSIPRLSRRDSKKRDNNPRRQTSSEPPHNRLSVSKIDSIAIEEDNTHPAATSLIDRSYQSEAELGNLEGARERNVPKYMEWYYNKKKSSLSGRTSTESSKSQPTNKKKGGSSEKRVTKTRIAIQNQDSDFHDDGGKYKPEPAPRRSVPKGSRLLKEDRALNKQHRPKKETYTNHPLLQHSEHRFERESAIEVPAQPTKLPHYMYPETPPYAATASDKELSAQRQQPKPSPIKENEVKVTNSKINLLKQGRSLAHQTSSHAQKQLNASTLEDDHDSGIAMNSLLNSMGRRNPIAEKKSVFSIAYDDVSRVKKIPSGGESPQYS encoded by the exons AAATGGCTTCCAATAGTAGCAGTCAATCTGTAAAGAACAAAACAGTCATACCGCTACGCCACATGGGAAAGGAACAGAACGGCTTAACTTCAAATGCGGGACCGATACTCCAAAAGGAATGCTACTACTACACCCCAACTACCTCCCAGCAACATCAACAGATTCAACAAGGCTGGCAATCTCTATGGGCTTTTTTTGGGCCCTGGCTGAGTGCAATGACCGCCTATCGATTGCTGACAATCAGCCTTCTAATTGGTATTCTGTGTCCACATCACATTCAAGGCGTGGATCCTAAATTCGATCCTTCGACGCGCATGCGACTGGTACTGGTACCGGCAGACGCACAAGTAAACTCAGTTATCTACAGATTGCGTGCAACTGACGAGGAGTTCGACTATCCATTGACCTTTGAATTTGTGGGTGATGCATTTTCGTCCACCGTTAAAGTGGATTCGCTTCCATGCACCAAGTACAATTCGGTTTGCCAAGCAAACATCGTGCTTCAGCGTCGCTTGGAGCCTGGGCGCTATTACGACTTCCAGGTTTCAGTGAAGGACTCAAAAGGTGGCATGGCCACTCAATTGTGCTCAATTACAGCAACCAATTTTACCACACCTCATGACCTCATATTTCCACACAAGCCCGGTATTATAATGATACCTGAG GATGCTAAACGCGGCACGGAATTAAATTACGTAATTGCGCGAAAGAATCCACTGTTTCAAAAACCAGTCTACCTCGAGTTATGG GGTTCTCCGCTTTTTGCGATAAGACAAAAAATTGTATCGTCTGAAACAACAGAAGGTACAGTTTTTCTTTTGGGACCATTGGACTTCGAAAAGCAAGCCATGTACCATCTAACTATACTGGCCAAT GATGCTTACGCTGAACCTGGCCAAGATAGTCGCAACATCGCTGGCATGGAAATTGTAGTCATCGTCCAGGATGTTCAAGACCAACCTCCTGTTTTCACTTCGGCGCCGCCAGTTACCAAATTGCCTACTGGCATTCTACCAGGCGATAAG ATATTGCAAGTACATGCGGAGGATGGCGACAAAGGAAACCCGCGGGAGATTCGATTTGGATTGGTCTCAGAAAACAACCCATTTACTTCGTTTTTTGACATCAATGACACAAGCG GTGAAATATTTTTAATGCGACCTCTTGAAGATATTGCATTTATAACGCATGCGGGTGATCCAGTACTGCTTACGGTAATTGCGGAAGAAGTTAAAGTTGGTCGTGACGAACCGCCAGCATTGGCATCTACTGTGCAATTGGCGTTCTTTCTGCCAGATCGTACCAATTCACCTCCATACTTCGAAAACGATCA CTACGTTTCGAGGGTAGACGAAAATGCACCGCAAGGCACAGCACTAATATTCGTTGACCCATATGTACCGCGGATCTATGACGACGACACTGGAAAAAATGGAGTTTTCTCGCTGACGTTGCTAAACAATAATGGAACATTTGAGATAACACCAAATGTAGCAGAGCGCAGTGCATCGTTTCTAGTGCGCGTACGAGATAATACACTGTTAGACTACGAAATGCGACACTCTGTACAGTTTCAGGTGCTGGCTCAGGAAGTGGGTCCGGCTACTAATCTCACAGCCGTTGTAAACGTCACCGTCTACATCAATGACGTTAATGATAATGCACCAGTCTTTGACCAGCCCTCCTACACAGTGGAGCTTCCCGAGAATATGACAGTGGGAACTAAGGTGGTTCAAGTGCATGCCACTGACTTAGACTCGGGATTGGGTGGCAAAGTGCGATATACTGCCATTCTGGGGTATCTAAATACATCTGTTAACCTCGATGCAGAGAATGGATTAATCACATTATCGACAAATAATCATGGCTATGATCGCGAGGTAATGCCGGAATATCACCTGTACGTAGAGGCTCGGGACATGGATGGTGAAGGTAATCGAGCACAAGTCCCTCTAATCATTAAGCTAATAGATGTTAACGATGAGACGCCAATATTTGACAAGGATCTGTATGAGTTTATTTTGACGCCGGATCTCTTGAGCTTCACCACCACGGCCGTAATTAATGCGGAAGACAAAGATGCAACGGCACCCAACAACGAAGTGCGGTACGAACTGATCAGTGGCAACTATGAAAACAAATTTAAGCTGGACAAGGTCACCGGGGAATTAACAATTCAGGATAAGATTCACTTGCGGTCCATGACGGACGCCAGTGAACGAAGACATCGGGATCCAAGTACGGGATCTTCCAGTTCTGACGATGACAACGAAGTGTTTATTATAACTGCGCGTGCTTACGACCTAGGAGTGCCTGTGCGATTTTCGACAACAACAATTCGCATCTACCCACCTGAAAGTCGGAAGCGCATGGTGACTTTTGTGGTACCTGGTCACAACCCAGATAAGGCTAAAACTGAAGAAACGCTGTCTGCCATAACCGGCGGAAAGGTGTTAATTCACTCAATACGACCGCTGCGACCTGATGAGCCAGGTGCCAAAGACATTCCTGTAAATAATCCAGGTATCAAGGACCGAAGTGTCGTCACCGCTACAGTGCTATATGGCAGCACGTCATTAGTTGACATATCGGATATACAGCAGCGTCTGTCCCAGCACAATAATTCCTATGCAATTATGCCGCAAGACTCATTACAGACGAAC ACTCAATATAAGGCTGAAAATAAGGTGCTGTTCTGGCTGCTTATACTTCTGGCCACACTGGTCGCATTTACCGTCCTCATCCTACTTCTTTGCTGCATATGCTCGTGGTGCCCTCTGTACGGTGCAGCAAC CAAAAGAATAGTTAATATCAGTAAAGCTGAAGACGATGTGCATCTAGTGCATAGggaaatggcaaatggaaaaCATACAAAATCTGTTCAG GTCGCAGAGTGGATGGGAAGACGCGATGCCTGGTCAGCGGAGAAACCCCCGAATACCAGAACGAAACCTACCCGATGGGAGTTCCATGACGGTCGTGAACATCCTAGCGAAAACGTAGGGAGATTTCAGGACACCCGAGAGAAACATCATGTACAATCAGCTGAGGAGCAACAGGGACGCATTAG AAAACAACGTACAGCCAAAGACGATCTTCATCTTAGTTTTCATAACTCTAGAACTAATCTTATTAATGACCGCGACGTATACATGGAAGACTTAGTTGAAAATCGAGATATAGTGCATGACATTACCCGAAACCGAGAAATTAAACAATTGGACTATGCGCAAAGACAGCGTTGTGAAACCGAAACCCACCAAATTGACGACGACTCTATGCGTAGACACGAAATAGATCGCGGTAGCGACATGGACTTCCCCGCTGCCCAAAACAGTATGAAGAGCAAACGCGAACTGTTTATAAAAGAAGGAAACGTGGAAATTCTTCAACTGATGACCAGAGATAAAATTCACGATGGTGCTGCACTAGACGATGACAACATATATGTAAACGTCCCACTAAAGCCCTTAGGAAACCTGTCACATCCACAGCTTCTAATGGTGGACAATACGGGTAAAGAGATTCTTATGCGGAGATTTATTGAAGAGCAACCAGATGGGAAGCAGATAATTCGAGAGCACTATCAAATAGTACCAGGAGCAACCTACATTCAATCCATGCCGAATGAAGTACAACAAGCCTCAAATTTAAAAGTCGATACGTATCCATTAGTAAAATCAGGGCCCAACAGTATTGTTTATTCTCAAATGGAACCGGAAGTAAAGGTCATACATACACAGCCAGAGCATGCTGTTGGAGCTAGTTCAAATATGCGGCCTGCAATATCGAACCACTCTCTTACCCAGGAGCTGGAACACTCTCTTAAGCAACAGAATTCCCTGCTGCGACAGATACTGCTCGAAAAGGACAAATTGGAGTCCGGCTATACACAGGAAGTGGCATTAGAAACACAGAGTCTGCCTGGTCAGTCGATGGCTATAGGTACGCAGACTGACTGTGATGCCGGGACGCAAACTGATACAGTTGCAAGCCATATCGCGCACACATCCGTCAGTTCACAAGCACATATGAAAACCAAGTCGTCGCATCGTCGTGCTCGAAGCGAAAATGACGAGTCCATGTCTGAGGATGGCTATGAATATGTGCGGTTTATTCCACCAAATAGCCCTGAAGGTATGTTCTGGATCAAGCGTCGAAGGACGAAAAAGCGCCGAAAACAGCCACGTAAAAGGATCGTGATGGTGGAGGAGGTAAAACGTAAAATCCGCACACCCATTAAAGAGGAAGAAGAGCTGCACGAGCGGAAGAGTCGAGTCCCACCAAAGAAACCAATGCGGGAGACCAAGACAAGTATACTGCGGAAACAGCTAAGCGACGAAAGCCGCAAAACTGACGCCACTTCCAATGGAGAATCGAAGGCAAGCGCGCATCTGAAATCAGATGTACTTATAGAGGTAACGGACTCATTCGACGAAAATAAAAGTCCCAGAAACCACAGCACACGAAAGATTCTAGTTGATAAATATTACAAACATTCCGATGGGGAATTCGACGATGGCGAATTCGACGAAGGCGACGATACAGAGTATTCTTTTGACTCAGATGGAGATGAAATCGTAATCAGAACAAGCGCTGTAGTACCTTCACGAGGGCAAGAAAGCGATAAGTTTTTAATGGAACCAAAAGAGAAGCGAAACTTTTCATTTTCTCCAGAAAATATGGGAGGCATAAAGCAGCAAAAGTATCCCCGTACACAGACACCAGTGGAGACAGTCCAGGAGGCACAATTAAATTCAATTCCGAGATTATCAAGGAGAGACAGCAAGAAGCGGGACAATAATCCCAGAAGACAAACCTCATCGGAGCCCCCGCACAACCGACTATCCGTTTCTAAGATCGATTCGATAGCTATTGAAGAAGATAATACACACCCAGCAGCCACATCATTGATTGATCGAAGCTATCAAAGTGAAGCCGAGTTAGGAAATCTTGAGGGGGCAAGAGAACGCAATGTGCCCAAGTATATGGAGTGGTactacaataaaaaaaaatcgtCTCTAAGCGGCCGTACCTCGACGGAGTCATCGAAATCTCAACCCACGAACAAAAAAAAGGGTGGTTCATCAGAAAAACGCGTTACAAAGACGCGTATCGCCATCCAGAACCAAGATAGTGATTTCCATGATGATGGTGGAAAATATAAACCTGAGCCGGCTCCACGCAGATCCGTGCCGAAAGGCAGTCGTTTGCTTAAGGAGGACAGAGCTTTAAATAAGCAGCATAGACCAAAAAAAGAGACTTACACAAATCATCCACTACTGCAGCACTCTGAACATAGGTTTGAGCGTGAAAGTGCAATAGAAGTTCCAGcacagcctaccaaactgcccCACTACATGTACCCAGAAACTCCTCCGTATGCAGCAACAGCTTCAGACAAGGAGCTCTCAGCTCAAAGACAGCAGCCTAAGCCGTCCCCCATTAAAGAAAACGAAGTTAAAGTGACGAACTCGAAAATAAATCTTCTTAAACAAGGTCGTAGCCTCGCACATCAGACATCATCGCATGCACAAAAACAGTTAAATGCTTCGACGCTCGAGGATGACCATGATTCAGGCATAGCTATGAACTCCCTTTTAAACAGCATGGGTCGTCGCAATCCGATTGCCGAAAAGAAAAGCGTATTCTCCATTGCCTACGACGATGTTAGTCGGGTCAAAAAGATTCCCTCAGGTGGCGAGTCGCCACAATACTCGTAA
- the LOC108157053 gene encoding cadherin-86C isoform X3, with translation MFRWITHIAAVLEHSTEMASNSSSQSVKNKTVIPLRHMGKEQNGLTSNAGPILQKECYYYTPTTSQQHQQIQQGWQSLWAFFGPWLSAMTAYRLLTISLLIGILCPHHIQGVDPKFDPSTRMRLVLVPADAQVNSVIYRLRATDEEFDYPLTFEFVGDAFSSTVKVDSLPCTKYNSVCQANIVLQRRLEPGRYYDFQVSVKDSKGGMATQLCSITATNFTTPHDLIFPHKPGIIMIPEDAKRGTELNYVIARKNPLFQKPVYLELWGSPLFAIRQKIVSSETTEGTVFLLGPLDFEKQAMYHLTILANDAYAEPGQDSRNIAGMEIVVIVQDVQDQPPVFTSAPPVTKLPTGILPGDKILQVHAEDGDKGNPREIRFGLVSENNPFTSFFDINDTSGEIFLMRPLEDIAFITHAGDPVLLTVIAEEVKVGRDEPPALASTVQLAFFLPDRTNSPPYFENDHYVSRVDENAPQGTALIFVDPYVPRIYDDDTGKNGVFSLTLLNNNGTFEITPNVAERSASFLVRVRDNTLLDYEMRHSVQFQVLAQEVGPATNLTAVVNVTVYINDVNDNAPVFDQPSYTVELPENMTVGTKVVQVHATDLDSGLGGKVRYTAILGYLNTSVNLDAENGLITLSTNNHGYDREVMPEYHLYVEARDMDGEGNRAQVPLIIKLIDVNDETPIFDKDLYEFILTPDLLSFTTTAVINAEDKDATAPNNEVRYELISGNYENKFKLDKVTGELTIQDKIHLRSMTDASERRHRDPSTGSSSSDDDNEVFIITARAYDLGVPVRFSTTTIRIYPPESRKRMVTFVVPGHNPDKAKTEETLSAITGGKVLIHSIRPLRPDEPGAKDIPVNNPGIKDRSVVTATVLYGSTSLVDISDIQQRLSQHNNSYAIMPQDSLQTNNLTPLQTQYKAENKVLFWLLILLATLVAFTVLILLLCCICSWCPLYGAATSQSGWEDAMPGQRRNPRIPERNLPDGSSMTVVNILAKT, from the exons AAATGGCTTCCAATAGTAGCAGTCAATCTGTAAAGAACAAAACAGTCATACCGCTACGCCACATGGGAAAGGAACAGAACGGCTTAACTTCAAATGCGGGACCGATACTCCAAAAGGAATGCTACTACTACACCCCAACTACCTCCCAGCAACATCAACAGATTCAACAAGGCTGGCAATCTCTATGGGCTTTTTTTGGGCCCTGGCTGAGTGCAATGACCGCCTATCGATTGCTGACAATCAGCCTTCTAATTGGTATTCTGTGTCCACATCACATTCAAGGCGTGGATCCTAAATTCGATCCTTCGACGCGCATGCGACTGGTACTGGTACCGGCAGACGCACAAGTAAACTCAGTTATCTACAGATTGCGTGCAACTGACGAGGAGTTCGACTATCCATTGACCTTTGAATTTGTGGGTGATGCATTTTCGTCCACCGTTAAAGTGGATTCGCTTCCATGCACCAAGTACAATTCGGTTTGCCAAGCAAACATCGTGCTTCAGCGTCGCTTGGAGCCTGGGCGCTATTACGACTTCCAGGTTTCAGTGAAGGACTCAAAAGGTGGCATGGCCACTCAATTGTGCTCAATTACAGCAACCAATTTTACCACACCTCATGACCTCATATTTCCACACAAGCCCGGTATTATAATGATACCTGAG GATGCTAAACGCGGCACGGAATTAAATTACGTAATTGCGCGAAAGAATCCACTGTTTCAAAAACCAGTCTACCTCGAGTTATGG GGTTCTCCGCTTTTTGCGATAAGACAAAAAATTGTATCGTCTGAAACAACAGAAGGTACAGTTTTTCTTTTGGGACCATTGGACTTCGAAAAGCAAGCCATGTACCATCTAACTATACTGGCCAAT GATGCTTACGCTGAACCTGGCCAAGATAGTCGCAACATCGCTGGCATGGAAATTGTAGTCATCGTCCAGGATGTTCAAGACCAACCTCCTGTTTTCACTTCGGCGCCGCCAGTTACCAAATTGCCTACTGGCATTCTACCAGGCGATAAG ATATTGCAAGTACATGCGGAGGATGGCGACAAAGGAAACCCGCGGGAGATTCGATTTGGATTGGTCTCAGAAAACAACCCATTTACTTCGTTTTTTGACATCAATGACACAAGCG GTGAAATATTTTTAATGCGACCTCTTGAAGATATTGCATTTATAACGCATGCGGGTGATCCAGTACTGCTTACGGTAATTGCGGAAGAAGTTAAAGTTGGTCGTGACGAACCGCCAGCATTGGCATCTACTGTGCAATTGGCGTTCTTTCTGCCAGATCGTACCAATTCACCTCCATACTTCGAAAACGATCA CTACGTTTCGAGGGTAGACGAAAATGCACCGCAAGGCACAGCACTAATATTCGTTGACCCATATGTACCGCGGATCTATGACGACGACACTGGAAAAAATGGAGTTTTCTCGCTGACGTTGCTAAACAATAATGGAACATTTGAGATAACACCAAATGTAGCAGAGCGCAGTGCATCGTTTCTAGTGCGCGTACGAGATAATACACTGTTAGACTACGAAATGCGACACTCTGTACAGTTTCAGGTGCTGGCTCAGGAAGTGGGTCCGGCTACTAATCTCACAGCCGTTGTAAACGTCACCGTCTACATCAATGACGTTAATGATAATGCACCAGTCTTTGACCAGCCCTCCTACACAGTGGAGCTTCCCGAGAATATGACAGTGGGAACTAAGGTGGTTCAAGTGCATGCCACTGACTTAGACTCGGGATTGGGTGGCAAAGTGCGATATACTGCCATTCTGGGGTATCTAAATACATCTGTTAACCTCGATGCAGAGAATGGATTAATCACATTATCGACAAATAATCATGGCTATGATCGCGAGGTAATGCCGGAATATCACCTGTACGTAGAGGCTCGGGACATGGATGGTGAAGGTAATCGAGCACAAGTCCCTCTAATCATTAAGCTAATAGATGTTAACGATGAGACGCCAATATTTGACAAGGATCTGTATGAGTTTATTTTGACGCCGGATCTCTTGAGCTTCACCACCACGGCCGTAATTAATGCGGAAGACAAAGATGCAACGGCACCCAACAACGAAGTGCGGTACGAACTGATCAGTGGCAACTATGAAAACAAATTTAAGCTGGACAAGGTCACCGGGGAATTAACAATTCAGGATAAGATTCACTTGCGGTCCATGACGGACGCCAGTGAACGAAGACATCGGGATCCAAGTACGGGATCTTCCAGTTCTGACGATGACAACGAAGTGTTTATTATAACTGCGCGTGCTTACGACCTAGGAGTGCCTGTGCGATTTTCGACAACAACAATTCGCATCTACCCACCTGAAAGTCGGAAGCGCATGGTGACTTTTGTGGTACCTGGTCACAACCCAGATAAGGCTAAAACTGAAGAAACGCTGTCTGCCATAACCGGCGGAAAGGTGTTAATTCACTCAATACGACCGCTGCGACCTGATGAGCCAGGTGCCAAAGACATTCCTGTAAATAATCCAGGTATCAAGGACCGAAGTGTCGTCACCGCTACAGTGCTATATGGCAGCACGTCATTAGTTGACATATCGGATATACAGCAGCGTCTGTCCCAGCACAATAATTCCTATGCAATTATGCCGCAAGACTCATTACAGACGAAC AATCTAACACCACTGCAGACTCAATATAAGGCTGAAAATAAGGTGCTGTTCTGGCTGCTTATACTTCTGGCCACACTGGTCGCATTTACCGTCCTCATCCTACTTCTTTGCTGCATATGCTCGTGGTGCCCTCTGTACGGTGCAGCAAC GTCGCAGAGTGGATGGGAAGACGCGATGCCTGGTCAGCGGAGAAACCCCCGAATACCAGAACGAAACCTACCCGATGGGAGTTCCATGACGGTCGTGAACATCCTAGCGAAAACGTAG